The proteins below are encoded in one region of Stieleria sp. JC731:
- a CDS encoding M28 family peptidase, whose amino-acid sequence MRIYQSLLVLLFATTQVAIPQEPASKEDVQTSDPAAAVDEQELSAEKEAELISSTRQITFEGRRAGEGYFSRDGQKMVFQSERDPANPFYQIFLMDLATGDIEKVSPGQGRTTCAWIHPEGDRVLFSSTHHDPTSVAQQQDLLQRRLTGDVPRYEWNYDPEYELYERLDDGSYKRLSNARGYDAEASYSPDGTQIVFASNRAAYQKQLSERETELLKHDQQYFIDLYIMDADGSNVRQLTDVPGYDGGPFFSPDGERICWRRFAEDGLTAEIYTMKRDGSDVRRLTEINAMSWAPFFHPSGDYLIFTTNRHGFGNFELYCVRADGKGEPVRVTYTDGFDGLPVFLPDGNQLSWTSNRTPEKRSQIFLGKWNDAEIRKRLGIGESGDQTDASEAAKLAAEESLPDFSPQDVARHVDYLTRPELEGRLTGTEGEKRATAYVAAYLESLGFVPAGQDGTFFDEFEFPAGCEIADGNELSIGDTKAELNRDWRPLAFSADIEIEPTEVVFAGYGMRVPGSDEVQEYDSYVHLNVAGRWVMVFRDMPQDISPERRQQMARYSSPRRKASFARDLGAKGIIFVAGPTSKVRNQLIQFDSAASASGVSIAAISITNEMAEKLFSEADGKLAEQQASLDGGEMALGYLLEGERVGTSITVERKTGVGRNVIARLPADESKDEPTYPFVSIGAHVDHLGRGAGSNSLAREDELDQVHQGADDNASGVAAMLEIAQYLASEKNAGRLKMQRDLLIAAWSGEELGLYGSQAFVESFDEFFPDAPKSEIDPEAERIAQAHGMTNNAKPLTKAVAVYLNLDMVGRLREKLIVQGIGSSPKFEALVNRRNVPVGLPLTLDKTSTRLPTDASAFVSRDVPILSAFTGAHEDYHTPRDTKEKLNYDGAADTAKLFALLSRGFLTDDSVPEFKLEEGPRDEEEVPRARLTASLGTVPDYGAGKIKGQKLSGVRPGTPAADAGLQGGDIVVELAGRKIEDIYDYTYAIEALKIGEETTIKVQRDDKTLSIKITPAARE is encoded by the coding sequence ATGCGAATTTATCAATCACTGCTCGTTCTTTTGTTCGCCACCACACAGGTAGCGATTCCCCAAGAGCCGGCTAGTAAAGAAGACGTCCAAACGAGTGATCCCGCTGCGGCTGTCGACGAGCAAGAGCTATCTGCGGAAAAAGAAGCCGAGTTGATTTCGTCCACACGGCAGATCACGTTCGAAGGCCGCCGCGCCGGTGAAGGCTACTTCAGTCGTGACGGGCAGAAGATGGTCTTCCAAAGTGAGCGTGATCCAGCCAATCCGTTCTATCAAATCTTCTTGATGGACTTGGCAACCGGTGACATTGAAAAGGTTTCGCCGGGACAGGGCCGAACAACCTGTGCTTGGATTCATCCCGAAGGCGACCGGGTATTGTTTTCGAGTACACATCATGACCCGACCTCGGTCGCCCAGCAACAAGACCTGCTGCAGCGTCGGCTGACCGGTGATGTGCCACGCTACGAATGGAACTACGACCCGGAATATGAGCTTTATGAACGTCTCGACGACGGATCGTACAAGCGATTGTCCAATGCGAGGGGCTATGATGCCGAGGCGAGCTACAGCCCCGACGGAACACAGATCGTTTTCGCATCCAACCGCGCTGCCTATCAAAAACAGCTTTCGGAGCGAGAAACAGAACTGCTGAAGCATGATCAGCAGTACTTCATCGACCTCTATATCATGGATGCAGATGGTTCGAACGTCCGGCAGCTAACCGATGTTCCAGGCTACGATGGCGGGCCGTTCTTTTCACCTGATGGCGAACGCATCTGCTGGCGACGTTTTGCCGAAGACGGCCTGACTGCCGAAATCTATACGATGAAACGGGACGGTTCGGACGTCCGACGATTGACCGAAATCAATGCCATGAGTTGGGCGCCATTTTTTCATCCCAGTGGCGACTATCTGATCTTCACGACCAATCGCCATGGGTTTGGCAACTTTGAACTCTATTGCGTGCGGGCGGATGGCAAGGGCGAACCAGTGCGTGTGACTTACACCGATGGCTTTGACGGGTTGCCAGTGTTCCTGCCGGATGGGAATCAACTGTCTTGGACAAGCAATCGTACTCCGGAAAAACGTTCGCAGATCTTTTTGGGGAAATGGAACGATGCCGAGATTCGCAAGCGATTGGGGATCGGCGAATCCGGTGATCAAACAGACGCTTCGGAAGCAGCGAAGTTGGCTGCGGAGGAATCGTTGCCCGATTTTTCACCTCAGGATGTGGCTCGACACGTCGACTATCTAACTCGCCCTGAACTGGAAGGCCGATTGACCGGAACCGAAGGGGAGAAACGGGCGACCGCTTACGTCGCGGCTTATTTGGAAAGCCTGGGGTTTGTACCAGCGGGCCAAGACGGAACGTTCTTTGATGAATTTGAATTTCCCGCAGGTTGTGAAATTGCGGACGGAAATGAGCTATCGATTGGGGACACCAAAGCGGAGCTGAATCGCGATTGGCGTCCGCTCGCGTTTTCCGCAGATATCGAAATTGAGCCCACCGAAGTTGTCTTTGCGGGCTATGGAATGCGAGTGCCAGGCTCGGATGAAGTTCAGGAGTATGACAGCTATGTGCACCTGAACGTTGCCGGTCGATGGGTGATGGTTTTTCGCGATATGCCACAAGACATTTCTCCCGAACGTCGGCAGCAAATGGCTCGTTACAGTTCGCCGCGTCGAAAAGCATCCTTTGCTCGTGATCTCGGTGCGAAAGGGATCATCTTCGTCGCTGGCCCGACCAGTAAAGTTCGCAATCAACTGATCCAATTTGATTCCGCAGCGTCAGCATCGGGAGTCAGCATCGCGGCCATTTCGATCACCAACGAGATGGCGGAAAAATTGTTCTCAGAGGCTGACGGCAAGCTTGCCGAGCAACAAGCGTCACTCGATGGCGGTGAGATGGCGTTGGGCTACCTTCTTGAAGGTGAACGTGTCGGGACGTCAATCACGGTTGAGAGGAAAACGGGAGTCGGTCGCAACGTCATTGCTCGATTGCCCGCTGATGAGTCAAAGGATGAACCGACTTATCCTTTCGTTTCGATCGGTGCTCACGTGGATCACCTCGGTCGCGGAGCGGGTAGCAATTCGCTCGCGCGTGAAGACGAACTTGATCAGGTTCACCAAGGCGCCGATGACAACGCATCTGGTGTCGCTGCTATGCTGGAAATCGCCCAGTATCTGGCTTCGGAAAAGAACGCCGGTCGCTTAAAGATGCAGCGTGATCTGCTGATCGCGGCTTGGAGTGGTGAGGAACTGGGCTTGTATGGTTCGCAGGCATTTGTTGAATCGTTCGATGAATTTTTTCCAGATGCGCCGAAGTCAGAAATTGATCCCGAAGCGGAACGGATCGCCCAAGCACATGGGATGACCAACAACGCAAAGCCACTGACCAAAGCTGTCGCGGTTTATTTGAATTTGGATATGGTCGGTCGCTTGCGTGAAAAGTTGATCGTTCAAGGGATCGGATCGTCGCCAAAGTTTGAAGCGTTGGTGAATCGCCGAAACGTGCCTGTTGGGTTGCCGCTGACGCTGGACAAGACCAGCACGCGTTTGCCTACCGACGCGTCAGCATTTGTGTCACGCGATGTGCCAATCCTTTCGGCCTTCACAGGAGCTCATGAGGACTATCACACTCCACGTGATACGAAGGAAAAGCTCAACTACGACGGTGCCGCTGACACGGCGAAGTTGTTTGCTCTGCTGTCGCGAGGCTTTTTGACAGATGATTCCGTACCGGAGTTCAAGCTCGAAGAAGGGCCTCGCGATGAAGAGGAAGTCCCGCGTGCGAGGTTGACTGCTTCACTCGGGACAGTTCCAGACTACGGTGCCGGCAAAATCAAAGGGCAAAAGCTGAGCGGTGTGCGACCGGGAACCCCTGCCGCCGATGCCGGTCTGCAAGGCGGCGATATTGTCGTCGAGTTGGCAGGTCGCAAGATCGAAGATATCTACGACTACACCTACGCGATCGAAGCGTTGAAGATTGGGGAAGAGACAACGATCAAGGTTCAGCGTGATGACAAAACGTTGAGCATCAAGATCACGCCTGCAGCTCGCGAGTAG